A window of the Brassica napus cultivar Da-Ae chromosome C5, Da-Ae, whole genome shotgun sequence genome harbors these coding sequences:
- the LOC106427165 gene encoding probable zinc metallopeptidase EGY3, chloroplastic yields the protein MASLFVSTPSSSSLTLHSCHSSPFRGINKSISLKLAKPVKQSTRRSTHLRFSPEDDRVRESANDASSPVAIAEERKEDQSNNNAPPSPENSEEEDEEKSKQQEMDWKTDEEFKKFMGNPSIEAAIKLEKTRTDRKLKELNRESNNENPIIRVFNSLARDSLVREKERLEKAEEAFKALDLNKLKSCFGFDTFFATDVRRFGDGGIFIGNLRKPIDEVTPKLEAKLSEAAGRDVVVWFMEEKSNEITKQVCMVQPKAEIDLQFESTRLSTPWGYITAISLCVTTFGTIALMSGFFLKPNATFDDYIANVVPLFGGFLSILGVSEIATRVTAARHGVKLSPSFLVPSNWTGCLGVMNNYESLLPNKKALFDIPVARTASAYLTSLLLAAAAFISDGSFNGGENALYIRPQFLDNNPLLSFIQFVVGPYADDLGNVLPNAVEGVGVPVDPLAFAGLLGMVVTSLNLLPCGRLEGGRIAQAMFGRSTAAILSFSTSLLLGIGGLSGSVLCLAWGLFATFFRGGEETPAKDEITPLGDDRFAWGLVLGLICFLTLFPNSGGTFSTSFFNGPFFRGDGL from the exons CTTGCAAAACCTGTGAAGCAGAGTACAAGACGCAGCACTCATTTGAGATTTTCACCAGAAGATGATCGAGTTCGTGAGTCTGCCAACGATGCTTCCTCTCCCGTGGCGATAGCTGAGGAGCGAAAGGAGGACCAGTCTAACAACAATGCACCGCCGTCTCCTGAAAacagtgaagaagaagatgaagagaaatCAAAGCAGCAAGAGATGGATTGGAAGACAGACGAGGAGTTCAAGAAGTTCATGGGGAATCCATCAATAGAAGCTGCTATAAAGCTTGAGAAGACGAGAACTGATCGTAAGCTGAAAGAGCTGAACAGAGAGAGCAATAATGAGAATCCGATCATAAGAGTATTCAACAGCTTGGCTCGTGATAGTTTggttagagagaaagaaaggcTTGAGAAGGCAGAAGAGGCTTTCAAGGCTCTTGATCTCAACAAG TTAAAGAGCTGTTTTGGCTTCGATACGTTTTTCGCCACGGACGTTCGTCGGTTTGGAGATGGAGGAATCTTCATTGGGAATCTGAGGAAGCCCATTGATGAGGTCACACCTAAGCTTGAAGCTAAGCTCTCTGAAGCAGCGGGACGTGATGTTGTTGTATGGTTCATGGAAGAGAAGTCCAATGAGATCACAAAACAG GTGTGTATGGTGCAACCAAAAGCCGAAATAGATCTTCAATTTGAATCGACTAGATTAAGCACTCCTTGGGGTTATATCACTGCAATCAGTTTATGTGTTACAACCTTTGGAACCATAGCTCTTATGAGTGGTTTCTTCCTTAAACCCAACGCTACCTTCGATGACTACATTGCTAATGTAGTTCCACTCTTTGGTGGGTTTCTTTCCATCTTAGGCGTCTCAGAG ATAGCAACCAGAGTAACAGCTGCAAGACATGGTGTCAAACTAAGCCCGTCGTTTCTGGTGCCGTCGAACTGGACTGGTTGCTTAGGAGTTATGAACAACTACGAGTCGTTGCTTCCTAACAAAAAGGCGTTGTTTGATATCCCAGTGGCGCGTACAGCTAGTGCGTACCTGACTTCGCTGCTTCTTGCAGCAGCTGCGTTTATATCTGATGGTAGTTTCAACGGAGGAGAAAATGCTCT GTATATAAGGCCACAGTTCTTGGATAATAACCCGTTGCTTTCGTTTATCCAATTTGTTGTCGGTCCTTACGCGGACGATCTCGGCAATGTATTGCCAAATGCGGTCGAAGGAGTCGGAGTTCCTGTTGATCCTCTCGCTTTCGCTGGTCTTTTGG GTATGGTAGTTACTTCATTGAACTTGTTACCATGTGGGAGACTAGAAGGAGGTCGGATAGCTCAAGCCATGTTTGGAAGAAGCACAGCTGCAATTCTCTCATTTTCCACGTCTCTCCTTCTCGGCATCGGAGGTCTCAGCGGAAGCGTCTTGTGTTTAGCTTGGGGACTCTTTGCAACTTTCTTCCGTGGTGGAGAAGAAACACCTGCGAAAGATGAGATCACCCCTCTTGGCGACGATAGGTTCGCTTGGGgcttagtccttggactcatctGCTTCCTCACTCTTTTCCCCAACAGTGGTGGTACCTTCTCCACTTCCTTCTTCAATGGACCTTTCTTCCGTGGTGATGGTCTTTAA
- the LOC106427167 gene encoding kunitz trypsin inhibitor 5 — translation MSAALYIFLILAVFISHTTEAALEPVTDIDGGRLTSGTKYYILPVLRGRGGGLTMSKPENKTCPKSVIQDQYEISQGLPLEFSPSDNSRIIRVSTDLNFKFCAASVWNLDNYDEKTNQWFVTACGVEGNPGQATVDNWFKIEKYEDDYKIVFCPTVCNFCKVMCRDVGVFVQDGMRRLVLSDVPLKVMFKKA, via the coding sequence ATGTCAGCAGCTCTCTATATCTTCCTCATATTAGCCGTCTTTATCAGCCACACCACAGAAGCCGCTCTCGAACCAGTGACCGACATCGACGGTGGACGTCTCACATCAGGCACCAAATACTACATCTTGCCTGTACTTCGCGGTCGCGGCGGGGGACTAACCATGTCCAAACCCGAAAACAAAACATGTCCTAAAAGCGTCATCCAAGACCAATACGAAATCTCGCAAGGCCTACCGTTGGAGTTCTCACCATCCGACAATTCAAGAATCATCCGCGTCTCAACAGATCTCAACTTCAAGTTCTGTGCGGCTTCGGTCTGGAACTTAGACAATTACGATGAGAAGACGAATCAGTGGTTCGTTACAGCTTGTGGCGTTGAAGGGAATCCAGGTCAGGCAACGGTTGATAACTGGTTCAAGATCGAGAAGTACGAAGATGATTACAAGATCGTGTTTTGTCCAACTGTTTGCAATTTTTGCAAGGTCATGTGTAGAGACGTTGGTGTGTTTGTGCAAGATGGGATGAGAAGACTTGTTCTAAGTGACGTTCCACTAAAAGTTATGTTCAAAAAAGCATAG